The Aminiphilus circumscriptus DSM 16581 genome contains a region encoding:
- a CDS encoding formate/nitrite transporter family protein, with the protein MNFKTPVQLAQAACTTAKAKAAWSVPQMLVLGILAGAYIAFGGWMMTVVTHDLADHIGLGGSRFIGGAVFAVGLILVVIAGAELFTGNCLMPLGALSGCATMSQIARNWFWVYVANLLGSILVAYLIFLSGLWKGPIGAYALKIAANKMSLPVGEAFFRGILCNWIVVLAVWISMAALDVVGKIFAIVFPIMTFVASGFEHSIANMYFMFLGILLKGNPDVVAAAALPEAKLAAVSAGGYLNNLVPVTLGNMVGGILFVAVFYFLVFKTNLQSID; encoded by the coding sequence ATGAATTTCAAGACTCCCGTGCAGCTTGCTCAGGCGGCATGCACCACCGCAAAGGCCAAGGCCGCCTGGTCCGTTCCCCAGATGCTGGTTCTCGGAATTCTCGCCGGAGCGTACATTGCCTTCGGGGGATGGATGATGACCGTCGTTACGCATGATCTCGCCGATCATATAGGTTTGGGCGGATCCCGCTTCATCGGCGGCGCCGTGTTCGCCGTCGGACTCATCCTCGTCGTCATCGCGGGGGCGGAACTCTTTACGGGGAACTGCCTCATGCCTCTCGGAGCCCTCTCCGGATGTGCCACGATGAGCCAGATCGCCCGGAACTGGTTCTGGGTCTATGTGGCCAATCTGCTCGGGTCGATTCTCGTAGCCTATCTCATTTTTCTCAGCGGGCTCTGGAAGGGTCCCATCGGCGCCTACGCGCTCAAGATCGCCGCGAACAAAATGAGCCTTCCCGTGGGCGAAGCCTTTTTCCGGGGAATCCTCTGCAACTGGATCGTCGTCCTCGCGGTGTGGATCAGCATGGCCGCTCTCGACGTGGTGGGAAAAATCTTCGCCATCGTCTTCCCCATCATGACCTTTGTCGCTTCCGGGTTCGAACACTCCATTGCCAACATGTACTTCATGTTCCTGGGCATCCTGCTCAAGGGAAATCCAGATGTCGTCGCCGCGGCGGCGCTTCCCGAGGCGAAGCTCGCCGCCGTGAGTGCCGGGGGGTACCTGAACAATCTCGTTCCCGTGACGCTCGGCAACATGGTCGGGGGCATCCTCTTCGTCGCCGTCTTCTATTTCCTCGTCTTCAAGACCAATCTCCAGAGCATCGACTGA